The Manihot esculenta cultivar AM560-2 chromosome 8, M.esculenta_v8, whole genome shotgun sequence genomic interval ACATAGATTCACATATTCATAtcgaaaaaatttttataaattaatttgaaatggaCGAAAAATGtttacttataaaattttttaaaatatctctatttataataaatgttAGAGTGTGAAATGTATTGTATAGTTTATCATACAGATCAAACTGAATAAAAATACtgcaaaataaaactttaattgaaGGATTGAATTTGtcaaaataatatatctttaacctaatttaattaatttttcttctttatctaatttattataactataaaatataatatgcataaattttatattattttattttttcgtgTAAAATCTTATCATACctcaattattttttcaaaattgatgGGTTAAATCTAAGGAGaagttttttttcttaatttaattttataggcCTCCATAAGAAGCAATAACGTATGGATTGAACGAAGGTCATAAGAACCTGTTAACAGTTCTTGAGCGTCTTGAAGCATTTCAAGAAGTTCAAGTCCATGAAGCCAATGATTAGGTTTCTAGCGTTGTGCAAACTCAAAGCAGCATAAGAACGATCTTATGGCGGAATAGTTTGAAGCTGATAGGGATCATCTGTTGTATATCTGTGCCACAAATTAACTGATCCAGGTTGGGGCCAAGGTGGGCCTGAGAGtaattagataattttatttaatatgatatatgtCATTTGCAAGAATCATAGCAAGAATATTAAAACCAAAAAGGAAATAATACTTGCTTACTCAAACGAAAAATTAACACTTACAgacaatttaattaatattagatAAAGGTAACATTTCTCTTTCATATATGTTTTATTTAACATAATATGTAGTTTTAGGTAGACATGTACATGTTCCTGTTTCAAAACtcaataaataaaacattataatCTTGCATTTATTGACTGAGAATCCTAATAATTCACTTTCCTGCAGTTGAAACGGATTTCGCCTTGCTTTCCCGTTATTGGTTTTATATTCCCCATCTTCACCATAGACCTGGCAAAATCCGCCGAAAAAGCTTTTGCGTTTGAGCTGTAAGTCTTTACTATAGCATCAGTAGTGCCACCATTAAACAGTTGTTGATCCGAATGAAGAAGcccttttttcattttcaaattggTGAAGTATGCGGTATCGAAGTGTGCTGGTGTTGGGTCTAGAGGCGAAAGGTTTGAATCGCTACCAGTGCGCGGACAGGTTGATCTTCGAGCTTTTGCAAATTTAGGGTCAATATTAGTTTCGTTGTAGATTCGGTCCCTGAAAACAAAACATTGTGCAAACCCTATAGTGTGGCCACCAGAGAGAGCAACAAGGTCTCTTTCATCGAGaccttggtttttgaagttctTAATAAGTGCAGGAAGGTCCATGAATGGGGATGGGATGTCAGCGTTTGCCTTTGCCCTGCTCGCCGTAGTTGAATCTCTTCTACCAAGTAGGACTTTCCATGTTGGCCCTCCTAGctgcatatttttatttttcatatttatatattaaccaTCACTAATTTCCATATGTTTACTGCAATAAGCTATCTATAGATATAAAATTAGCAATTACCGCAACTACAGAATCTCTAGCTGCGACAGCCAAAATATCTGCGCAGGAGACCACTGGGCGACCGCATACTTTATCCACTTCTTGCTTAATCTCGTCGATAACTTCAAATCCTCTAGCAGAGTTTATATTAGCGAGAGCGTTCTTTTCGCTGTCAATAGTGGGTGAAGGATCCAGAAGAACTGACGCATCACAGCCCTGTATTGCCAAACAAAGTCAAATCGTTAATACGTACTAATTACTATATTATAACTTGAATATCAACTGTAATTGAAATGATCAAATAGGAAAATGTTGTACGTTAACAAAACAGTCATGGAAGTGCAGACGTAGTAAAGAAGCACCCATCCGTGGCTCTCTGTACACTGCAGCCTCAATGAGTCGTTT includes:
- the LOC110621409 gene encoding peroxidase 2, which gives rise to MASHVIFYLSALLILTAAATTMGSSSSLSPYYYDRVCPEALPAIKRLIEAAVYREPRMGASLLRLHFHDCFVNGCDASVLLDPSPTIDSEKNALANINSARGFEVIDEIKQEVDKVCGRPVVSCADILAVAARDSVVALGGPTWKVLLGRRDSTTASRAKANADIPSPFMDLPALIKNFKNQGLDERDLVALSGGHTIGFAQCFVFRDRIYNETNIDPKFAKARRSTCPRTGSDSNLSPLDPTPAHFDTAYFTNLKMKKGLLHSDQQLFNGGTTDAIVKTYSSNAKAFSADFARSMVKMGNIKPITGKQGEIRFNCRKVNY